A segment of the Euwallacea fornicatus isolate EFF26 chromosome 25, ASM4011564v1, whole genome shotgun sequence genome:
TTGCTACATTAACATCACAACTTTCACGAAGTGCACGTTCAATATCGATAAGCGAATGTCTAACACGAACAAAATGCGATTATAAAGgccaaaattatatattttgtttaaaaaaaaagtttgccTCCTATCACCCTTTAAAGTTTGACGATatgtttttgggacaccctgtataaccatTTCCTTCAAGCGAATATCTAATAATCTGTATTAGCTAATAATAGTGCTGTATCGGTCTTTTATGTGATTAGTTTAGTTTAAATTGCAAACCCCCAAGAAAACGTCACTAGCAGTAACGCTTTGCCTGTACGAGATGTCCCATTTAGGAGTCTTCTTCCAGTTGTTCTTGCTCACGTCCTCTCCTCCGGCCTCaaccaaatgaaatttttctgcaTTCTCATATTCGTCAGGTTCAGGGACTAACGTCCGCTTCTGAGGCTCAAGTTTCGTGTAAGGATTTACCTTTTTACTTGCTGCTACTTCAGTTTCTTTGTATAGATTGGATTGtgcgtttcctagaaaaaatAGGTAAAATAGTGCAATGGAATGAGGATTGAATCATTCACCGGCATCACCGTCACTATCTTCTTCATCGTCCTGTTGCCTGTCGTTTGCAGAAAAGCTGAAAAGCTCAACTAAACTTTCTATGTCACTGATATTCGTCATCTTGAAACGTTCGCCTAGTTAGGATCTGCTAGTTTTCGAAACAGCAAATAAGGTTTCCAAGGGTGTATCCATTGTTGAATCGATAACGCTATTCTCCATTATTTCATCTAAAATAGCTCGGTTCAAGCATGCCTTTAGCTTGTTAGACACTTCGAAACCATATTATATACGGTAGACTGTACGCcttaagaataaaaattaaccaACCATATCACATGTCACGCTCTTGGTCGTACACAGAATCAACAATTGTCTCCTTAGTCTGTTCAAAATTCCCTAAACGGGTTGATGTACTCGTAGAtgaataaaatcattttggtttatttataCATTTCTGAGTTGAAGATAATGCCGAAATAAAGTAGCTCATTTGCAACAAACTGAAATTGTTAGTGATACTTTTGAGATTTAACATGGATTTTGCGGAAAATAACGAAGAACTGAAATAATCGCAATGTGCACACCTCCAAAGAAACCGTTGAGGCTCTACGAGACCAAAGCTCTGAATATAAGTGAATGTGATGGAATAGAATTGGATTCTTTAGAGGGCGACTCTGATGGGAGGAACTCGCAAGATGAGCTTCCGGTAAGTTTCAAACGCGCGCCTATGGAATCTTGACACAGTTATACATTTCTGGGGGTAAATTgagtaaattatttattggcaaagtaaataagaaaatgcaCAGCTTGAGTAGCTTAGTTTCTATGTACCCGGGAAACATTATACCGGATGTTTGGGAAAGCTAGCAAGAAACTTATCAGGTGGAAGCAGAggtaaaaatagtaaaaaaagttcctataaatgTTGCTCCTAGGAAGCACTGTTACTGAGATATGACCTTCCAatcgtttaaatattttttaaacaactttcTGATTAAGATAATAGAACGAACATTGTACTTCTTGTAAGAATGATATAGACGAAATAAAGATATATGAAATggcataaaaatgtttgctacatgaaaatgttttaaaaaatcttattacGAAACGTCTTTCTTCATTATCCAAACAAAGTGTGATTCTTTGCGTGAACAATCTTCTTACCTGAACGTATGTGTCTTGCCCGATTGGTTGCGCTGCACCGACGTCAGCAACCTTCAATTCATCTATGTTAATTTGCCCTTATGAACTAACAACGACAGGTCGAAGGGAAAAGTGACGACAAACTTGTCTTGTAACTTTTACTTGAAACGTTTTTCCatagagaaattatttaaagggtTAGTGCCAGTATTCCACATGTATGTCGGCGCCTTAACGGgtttataataaatagttAAGATAAAGGGACCAGTTGATTTGTTAAGGGTCGGTGATGAGACTTCAGGAACCAGCCAGAATATGAGTTATGAACGGCCGATTTGGGTACCTTGTATAGGTTTGGCTAAAGAACAGGCCCGGCCTGTGACATACGACCGGGTCGGGTGGAACGGGGCGAGGGGGAGAGATTAGAAAAGATAGCGTGGAAAGGACTGATGCCCAGGGAAAAGGGGGAAGGGACAGTCAGTGTGATTGAGGGAGCTGGCCCCATATCACCAGTTCTTTGCGATTGTTCTAGGGATCTAGATTAGTGACTTTGTACCAGCTAGTGTTTAAAGCGTCGTTGTTGCCCTTTTAATATAATCATCAGCATTAATCGAGTGTTTTTGAATTCCCGAATATGGCTTCCATGCCCCTCCATTCCGACGTGTATATGACGTACTCTGTATGGTGGAAATTGTGGGTCTCAACGTCCCTCTTCCATTATTCACGGCTAAATATTGCCAAAACCCAGAgcaatatttacaattaaatatcAAGTATCAAAACTGTTTGTTTTCGCTTTTTCAATGTAGATTTATTTAACGCGTTACTGgatcaaaatcaattattcaTTTAGCTGGCCGCAAAACACAATAAGCATACAATTTTAGGAATTATCAAcaatgatgaaaaagttagaaACTGTAGCAACGACGATTTCGATAGTGAATGAGAATTTCACTCAAAACTAGGGGATATCGATATGGATGATGAATCTGATTATATCAAGttgtttttaacgaaattcagAATTCAGTTTACCACCTACTCACCTTTCGAAAGAAGCGTTGCATTATTATTCTCTAATCATTCTTAGATGTACtatataaattgttattatttggTCTACGCAACACTAAAGAATTAAACGAAGATTTGTTCAAGTAACACACTCCCATATGCAATGTAATGAGAGCGTTGAAAACTATCGACAAATTGTAGAACGATATGCCTCAATTCAATTAGAgatcaacattttttctaaagTGGAGCACATGAATGAATATTGACCTAAAATTatacgtatacagggtgtcccacgaCTATGGACCTCTGTGCGTATCTTGAAAAGTATGCctagaaaaaatagaaattttttagGTATCATACCACAAGTGGAGGtaatctattgattaaaaatgtttccattcAAGTACCTCCTCCAGTTATACCGGAAACGAATGCCAACcctgatattttaaatggaataccTTGTACATTATAACGAACACCGATTCTGCGGAACATTATGGgcatttttcatgtataatGTTCCATACCCAGCTTTTAtgtttttcgagatatttagaatttttcaaaaaaattatagctgCAGCTAttagtgtgttttttttaaataattcgcaaatggctaagcatttttcaatgaaatttagcGCTGTTGTACAAAATGCTTCATTGCCCTTGGATCAGTgagttaaaacatttttcttcatcAGTTCTTCGTGCACGTTTCTCTTATTGCTCAGTTCCATTttctgaatgtttttttttatcttgtaTTACAACATTTTCTTGCCAGAGCCACGTTGCGATATGTTAAGTTTGTTGTTGTTGCTAACTTTTGTCCTTGATGTCCTTTATGCAGAAGAGTTGAATAGAAAATCTTTCGCCAGAGACAGTTCGACTTCCACCCTGCTTTGTACcgattccattttttttcatgatttaTGATTTTCACCCACACTCGAAACCcaacaattttttctcaatttatttaatgaattgttttatttcgttgcaatttatgctcaatttcatCCTCTCTGCAGCTGTAACAACCGTTTGCAACCAATGGATCGATTGCGAAGCAGATATGTTTGCAAATTTACGTGTTGTAATTTAACTACTTCTGCGTaaaggttaaaaatttctaactAAATTAACAAAGCAATTTCATATCTTATCCGGCCATCTTCCATTCTCATTTATACCGGATGAGCTTTTTTAAAGCGTTCCAAGGGAGCATCTCAAGAACCATTTAGTTATTTAATGTTGGGATGTTGACGTGCCAAGAGGGGGATGCATTTTGACCtcttaattaaactttcatgATTTAGTATTGCTAGGGGCGGGGGTGGCATTGACATGGCAAATAGGatgatataattttaatcgtaaaattcgtttttgtatcaccacaaaaaaatctatgttTAGACGTAGAAGgaaagaaaaagaggaagGACGTTTAGGAGGTATTTTGAAAGAGAGAGTTGTGAACTTCTCTGTGTTAtgagcatttttaaaatttatatttgattttttaatttgttgttattC
Coding sequences within it:
- the Dnaaf6 gene encoding dynein axonemal assembly factor 6 isoform X2 — its product is MTNISDIESLVELFSFSANDRQQDDEEDSDGNAQSNLYKETEVAASKKVNPYTKLEPQKRTLVPEPDEYENAEKFHLVEAGGEDVSKNNWKKTPKWDISYRQSVTASDVFLGMGFKTPATSSCENMVVTIDLPGENWHNVDLKIETNKLILISPKFSLELSLPHQVDPKRGGAKFDKDTETLVVTLTMDRELDLLNF
- the Dnaaf6 gene encoding dynein axonemal assembly factor 6 isoform X1 — its product is MTNISDIESLVELFSFSANDRQQDDEEDSDGDAGNAQSNLYKETEVAASKKVNPYTKLEPQKRTLVPEPDEYENAEKFHLVEAGGEDVSKNNWKKTPKWDISYRQSVTASDVFLGMGFKTPATSSCENMVVTIDLPGENWHNVDLKIETNKLILISPKFSLELSLPHQVDPKRGGAKFDKDTETLVVTLTMDRELDLLNF